In Moorella sp. Hama-1, a single genomic region encodes these proteins:
- a CDS encoding 4Fe-4S dicluster domain-containing protein: MNRKEIFVRYERCTGCHSCELACAVSHTAARNLFGALLEGERPQKRLYVDQVGQVKAPAVCRQCEEAPCVAVCITGAMHRREDGLNLVALHRCIGCWMCALACPFGAVGRGAGKAVKCDRECLDEEGVPACVRACPTGALVFQTVEEFEAERRLETAKTSLEKQLLGGV, from the coding sequence ATGAACCGGAAGGAGATCTTCGTTCGTTATGAACGGTGTACGGGTTGCCATTCCTGTGAGCTGGCTTGCGCCGTGAGCCATACAGCGGCCCGAAATCTGTTTGGAGCTCTCCTGGAGGGCGAAAGACCGCAGAAGCGCCTCTACGTGGACCAGGTAGGCCAGGTGAAAGCCCCGGCCGTCTGCCGGCAATGCGAAGAGGCCCCTTGCGTGGCCGTCTGCATCACGGGCGCGATGCACAGGCGGGAGGACGGCCTCAACCTGGTTGCTTTGCACCGGTGCATCGGTTGCTGGATGTGCGCCCTGGCCTGCCCCTTCGGTGCGGTGGGCCGGGGCGCGGGCAAGGCCGTAAAGTGCGACCGGGAATGCCTGGATGAGGAGGGCGTACCGGCCTGCGTGCGGGCTTGCCCCACCGGTGCCCTGGTCTTCCAGACCGTGGAGGAGTTTGAGGCCGAACGGCGCCTGGAGACAGCGAAAACGAGCCTGGAAAAACAACTCCTTGGAGGAGTTTGA
- the hyfB gene encoding hydrogenase 4 subunit B, translating into MSAQQLFLLSILLYAAGAVASLALNRAGKMANYASGISAFGAASAGMAAAIPAFARGTGFTMEAAGVIPFARFIIQVDPFSAFMVLVISLLAAATAIYSLAYQEEYVGRGAGVLGFLNNIFLASMVLVVASGDAFYFLVFWELMTLVSYFLVSFDQENRESVNAGFIYFLVAHAGAVMIMLSFIIFFVHTGTFDFASFRNANLPPATKHLAFLLAFFGFGAKAGIMPLHFWLPRAHPAAPSNVSALMSGVMIKTAIYGILRVSVDFLGASVWWWGLTVLAFGAIAAVLGVLYAISENDLKRLLAYSSIENVGIILMGVGAGMIGIARGEPVLGVLGILAGLYHLVNHAVFKGLLFLGAGSVIYRLHTKNMEEMGGLARRMPWTGLAFLTGALAIAAIPPLNGFVSEWFIYHSLFLASTSSLPAVKVLSPLLAIMLALTGALAAMCFVKAYGVTFAGPFRSEHAREAREVPVPMLTGMAILAAGCLALGLGAPVVAPYIGNVAAALLGTSPVRVSDGLLVFPASSARAMLSPPLIALLLAGLVMLPLLIVGIQGGMQAGRRIDAEPWACGYKYSPRMVYAATAFAQPLRVLFRPAYLLKTTLAAPGYTIAAYGKDAVVYVARVESMWKDYLYGPLLRGMVRLGKRVQALQIGNVRLYCLYIIVTLVVLLVVTVR; encoded by the coding sequence ATGAGCGCTCAGCAGCTATTTCTGCTGTCCATTCTCCTGTATGCCGCCGGAGCAGTTGCCTCCCTGGCGCTGAATAGAGCCGGTAAAATGGCCAACTATGCTTCAGGAATAAGCGCCTTTGGGGCAGCAAGTGCCGGGATGGCTGCGGCCATCCCGGCCTTCGCTCGTGGAACGGGCTTTACGATGGAAGCGGCGGGGGTTATTCCCTTTGCGCGCTTTATTATCCAGGTCGATCCCTTTTCTGCCTTTATGGTGCTGGTCATTTCGCTGCTGGCCGCCGCTACAGCTATTTACTCCCTTGCTTATCAGGAGGAGTATGTCGGGAGGGGCGCCGGGGTACTGGGCTTTTTGAATAACATTTTCCTTGCGTCCATGGTCCTGGTGGTTGCTAGCGGCGACGCCTTCTATTTTCTCGTTTTTTGGGAGCTGATGACCCTGGTTTCCTATTTCCTGGTTAGTTTCGACCAGGAAAACCGGGAGAGTGTCAATGCCGGGTTTATCTATTTCCTGGTGGCCCACGCCGGGGCAGTAATGATTATGCTGTCATTCATTATATTTTTTGTCCATACGGGCACCTTTGATTTTGCTTCCTTCCGCAATGCAAACCTTCCGCCGGCTACCAAACACCTGGCCTTCTTGCTGGCCTTCTTCGGGTTCGGGGCCAAAGCCGGTATTATGCCACTCCACTTCTGGCTGCCGCGGGCTCACCCTGCGGCTCCTTCCAACGTTTCCGCCCTCATGTCGGGTGTGATGATTAAAACCGCTATCTACGGCATCCTCAGGGTCAGTGTCGATTTCCTCGGCGCTTCCGTCTGGTGGTGGGGTCTTACGGTCCTGGCCTTCGGAGCAATCGCGGCGGTTCTGGGTGTGCTTTACGCAATAAGTGAAAATGATCTCAAGCGGCTGCTGGCCTATTCCAGTATCGAAAACGTGGGGATTATCCTGATGGGCGTCGGTGCTGGCATGATTGGCATAGCCAGGGGAGAACCCGTTCTGGGAGTGCTCGGCATCCTGGCGGGGCTCTACCACCTGGTAAACCATGCTGTCTTCAAAGGCCTCCTTTTTCTCGGGGCCGGTTCGGTAATCTATCGCCTCCACACGAAAAACATGGAGGAGATGGGCGGGCTGGCCAGGCGAATGCCGTGGACCGGATTGGCTTTTCTGACCGGCGCTTTGGCCATCGCGGCTATTCCCCCTCTCAACGGTTTTGTTAGTGAATGGTTTATCTATCACTCACTGTTCCTGGCGAGCACCAGCAGCCTCCCGGCGGTCAAAGTGCTGTCACCCCTTTTGGCAATCATGCTCGCTCTAACGGGCGCCCTGGCGGCGATGTGTTTTGTCAAGGCTTATGGGGTCACTTTTGCCGGCCCCTTCCGCAGCGAGCATGCCCGGGAGGCCAGGGAAGTGCCGGTGCCGATGCTTACCGGGATGGCGATTCTGGCGGCTGGCTGCCTTGCCCTCGGGCTGGGCGCACCGGTTGTTGCTCCTTATATTGGCAATGTGGCCGCGGCGTTGCTGGGCACCTCTCCGGTCCGGGTAAGTGACGGGTTGCTGGTATTTCCGGCCAGCAGCGCCCGGGCCATGCTCTCCCCGCCCCTCATTGCCCTTCTCCTCGCGGGGCTTGTCATGCTACCCCTGTTAATTGTTGGGATACAGGGTGGGATGCAGGCCGGGCGGCGGATCGATGCCGAGCCGTGGGCATGCGGATATAAGTACTCACCGCGGATGGTGTACGCGGCTACCGCCTTTGCCCAGCCATTGAGGGTGCTTTTCCGCCCGGCCTATTTGCTAAAGACCACCCTCGCGGCGCCGGGCTATACCATTGCGGCGTATGGCAAGGACGCAGTGGTCTACGTCGCCCGCGTGGAGTCGATGTGGAAAGATTATCTCTACGGTCCCCTGTTACGGGGTATGGTACGTCTGGGTAAACGGGTGCAAGCCCTCCAGATAGGGAATGTCCGGCTGTATTGCCTGTATATAATCGTGACGCTCGTAGTCCTGCTGGTAGTAACGGTCAGATAG
- a CDS encoding respiratory chain complex I subunit 1 family protein gives MPGNELLPVGLVQALLVLLAAPLFTGFSRTLRAKLHSRKGPGIFQNYRDIFKLIQRQEVVPAQAGWVFRFTPYIVMATTLLIAMVLPVLTLQSPLGMAGDVIAVVYLFTAVRFFFALAGLDSGSGFAGIGASREMALAVLVEPTIILVLFVVALLAGTTDLGTISQKVAAGEISYFTPAVWLAMASFAVATFIETGKLPFDLAEAEQEIQEGPLTEYSGRSLALLKWGLYMKQVVVIALFLAVFFPFGSAAVVSTSSLLVSTAVFLLKVAGFYVIAALLENGMARFLLFKAPAVTWVAFGIAMLSFVFYLANV, from the coding sequence ATGCCCGGTAACGAGTTGCTCCCCGTCGGCCTGGTGCAGGCCTTGCTCGTCCTGCTGGCAGCACCTCTTTTTACGGGCTTTTCCCGCACTTTAAGGGCGAAGCTGCACTCCAGGAAAGGTCCCGGTATTTTTCAGAACTACCGGGATATCTTTAAACTCATCCAAAGGCAAGAGGTGGTGCCTGCCCAGGCCGGCTGGGTCTTCCGGTTTACCCCCTATATAGTGATGGCAACCACCCTGCTCATTGCCATGGTGCTTCCGGTTTTAACCCTGCAGTCGCCCCTGGGGATGGCCGGGGATGTCATCGCTGTCGTTTACCTGTTCACCGCGGTCCGCTTCTTCTTTGCCCTTGCAGGTCTGGATTCCGGCAGCGGGTTCGCCGGGATAGGAGCCAGCCGGGAGATGGCCCTGGCCGTGCTCGTCGAGCCAACTATTATCCTGGTGCTGTTCGTGGTCGCCCTTCTCGCCGGGACGACCGATCTGGGAACAATCAGCCAGAAGGTGGCGGCCGGTGAGATATCATATTTTACCCCGGCAGTCTGGCTGGCCATGGCTTCCTTTGCTGTCGCCACCTTCATCGAAACTGGCAAGCTGCCCTTTGACCTGGCGGAAGCAGAACAGGAGATTCAGGAGGGGCCCCTTACGGAATATTCCGGCCGCTCCCTGGCCCTCCTGAAATGGGGTTTGTATATGAAGCAGGTTGTGGTGATCGCCCTGTTTCTGGCCGTTTTCTTCCCCTTTGGGAGCGCGGCGGTGGTCAGTACTTCCTCCCTCCTGGTATCCACGGCTGTCTTTTTATTGAAGGTTGCCGGTTTTTACGTGATCGCTGCCCTGCTGGAAAACGGCATGGCCAGATTCCTCCTTTTTAAGGCCCCCGCAGTAACCTGGGTGGCTTTCGGCATAGCCATGTTGTCCTTCGTTTTCTACCTGGCCAATGTTTAA
- the hyfE gene encoding hydrogenase 4 membrane subunit, with product MSGTSVVNALAVLLILTSMLVVETRKLRRAAYMYSIQSLVLVAIFLSLAVFMQAEPLYIWSITALITKTFLVPYLIIRTLKTVGNQEEEGLALETSSSIFLAVGLVALSFVVVEPFHMHAVLKLKVALAVSIAHFLLGLLCILARRNALKQILGYCLMENGSHLTLAIMAYNAPETVEIGILTDAVFAVLIMTIIARRLFKVFGTLDTDKLTLLKG from the coding sequence GTGTCCGGCACTAGCGTAGTCAACGCCCTGGCTGTGCTGCTCATCCTGACCTCGATGCTGGTGGTGGAAACCAGAAAGCTCCGGAGGGCGGCGTACATGTACAGTATCCAGTCCCTGGTCCTGGTGGCGATTTTTCTGTCCCTGGCCGTATTTATGCAGGCAGAACCGCTGTACATCTGGTCCATTACTGCCCTCATCACCAAGACCTTCCTAGTGCCCTATCTCATCATCAGGACCCTCAAAACGGTAGGGAACCAGGAAGAGGAGGGGCTGGCGCTGGAGACAAGCTCGTCTATTTTTCTTGCGGTGGGCCTGGTGGCTTTATCCTTCGTGGTAGTCGAGCCTTTTCATATGCATGCGGTACTAAAGTTGAAGGTTGCGCTGGCGGTTTCTATAGCTCATTTTCTCCTCGGGTTGCTCTGTATACTTGCTAGAAGAAATGCCCTCAAGCAGATATTGGGCTATTGCCTGATGGAAAACGGCTCGCATTTGACCCTGGCCATCATGGCTTACAACGCCCCCGAAACGGTAGAAATCGGCATCCTGACCGATGCGGTTTTTGCGGTCCTGATCATGACGATCATAGCCAGGCGCCTCTTCAAGGTCTTCGGCACCCTGGATACGGATAAGCTCACACTACTAAAGGGTTAG
- a CDS encoding hydrogenase 4 subunit F: MGENILFYLPAVPLGTALLAFGIRSRRMVEVVHLAGISSVALLSLLLVQDVLRGQTLLALDGMLYADGLTALLVLIIGVVGFLDGFYSIGYLRHDLAQGEVDARGVCAYYGFYHLLLLTMVLAAISNNIAIMWAAVEATTLGSAFLVGFYKHKTAAEAAWKYVLICSVGLAFALYGTILTYSNAFAVVQDAHRAMLWTELVGIARGLDPQVMKLAFVFILIGYGAKVGLVPMHTWLPDTYSEAPSPVSALLSGVLMKCVLFGILRYYAIALQAVGKEFPQTLLLIFGLLSVGVAAFFILVQNDIKRKLAYSSVEHVGIIATGLGAGGPLGILAALFHVINHSLTKSLLFCTVGNVARKYGTRDAQKIRGMLKVAPFTGFMFMAGLLAVVGAPPFSIFVSEFMTLAAGLQAGYFWPMILFLVLLVVVFVAFIILISDTVLGFPPEDLPRGDAGWLCLLPLGVLFVLMAGLGIYVPAPLNQLLQGAVSVVLGGK; the protein is encoded by the coding sequence GTGGGGGAGAATATTTTATTCTACTTGCCCGCGGTGCCGCTGGGAACGGCCCTGCTGGCTTTCGGGATAAGGTCCCGGCGCATGGTGGAGGTTGTCCACTTGGCCGGGATTAGTAGCGTGGCCCTTCTCTCCTTGCTGCTGGTGCAAGATGTCCTTAGGGGACAAACGCTGCTGGCCCTGGACGGGATGCTCTACGCCGACGGCCTCACGGCGCTCCTAGTTCTTATTATCGGGGTGGTAGGGTTTTTGGACGGTTTTTACTCTATAGGATATTTGCGACATGACCTGGCGCAAGGCGAAGTAGATGCGAGGGGCGTCTGCGCTTATTACGGTTTTTACCATCTACTTTTGTTGACGATGGTTCTTGCTGCTATATCTAACAATATTGCTATTATGTGGGCTGCGGTGGAGGCAACCACCCTGGGCTCAGCCTTCCTGGTCGGGTTCTATAAACACAAGACTGCGGCGGAAGCTGCCTGGAAGTACGTCCTGATTTGCAGCGTCGGCCTGGCCTTTGCCCTGTACGGGACCATCCTGACCTACTCCAATGCCTTTGCTGTGGTGCAGGACGCCCACAGGGCGATGCTATGGACTGAGTTAGTAGGGATAGCCCGGGGACTCGACCCGCAGGTAATGAAACTGGCCTTTGTCTTCATCTTGATCGGTTACGGCGCCAAGGTCGGCCTGGTTCCTATGCACACCTGGTTGCCCGACACCTACAGCGAGGCCCCGAGCCCGGTTAGCGCCCTGCTGTCGGGTGTACTGATGAAGTGCGTGTTATTTGGGATATTAAGATATTATGCCATTGCCTTGCAGGCCGTCGGTAAGGAATTCCCCCAGACCCTGCTCCTCATCTTCGGCCTTCTCTCAGTGGGTGTCGCGGCTTTCTTCATCCTGGTGCAGAACGACATCAAAAGGAAGCTGGCTTACAGTAGTGTTGAGCATGTAGGCATCATCGCCACCGGCCTGGGCGCAGGAGGGCCGCTGGGAATACTTGCCGCGCTCTTTCACGTCATCAACCATAGCCTCACTAAATCCCTTTTGTTCTGCACGGTGGGTAATGTGGCTCGCAAGTATGGTACCAGGGACGCCCAGAAGATCCGGGGTATGCTAAAGGTGGCCCCCTTTACGGGCTTTATGTTCATGGCCGGCCTGCTGGCTGTGGTCGGTGCACCGCCTTTCAGCATTTTCGTAAGCGAGTTTATGACCCTGGCGGCCGGCCTGCAGGCCGGGTATTTCTGGCCGATGATCCTCTTTCTTGTCCTTCTGGTGGTCGTTTTTGTTGCATTTATTATCCTTATAAGCGACACGGTTCTCGGTTTTCCTCCGGAGGACCTCCCCCGGGGTGACGCCGGCTGGCTGTGCTTGTTGCCCCTCGGGGTCCTGTTCGTGCTCATGGCCGGGCTGGGGATATATGTACCGGCCCCGCTAAATCAATTACTGCAGGGCGCAGTCAGCGTTGTCCTGGGAGGTAAATGA
- a CDS encoding hydrogenase 4 subunit D: MIWYALGSILLPVLGSPLVLFLPERHVKKASQFFSLLAFISGLLLLIAFAVNRASFTRELVTINGINCYGVTIDTLSVLVNFMVVFLGWLICTYSAGYMSPDNKEHPIKEGVPRFYALMLLFIGSMAGVVFSSTLLGLLFFFEMTGLCSWGLIGFYGDQKSRNSALWAIILTHTAALGLYVATAYLYINTGSFAVTALNKLTDAGKTIAFIGILIACWGKSAQLPFHPWLPRAMVAPTPVSAYLHAASMVKVGVYIFARTVLATGSVPQVIGQVGAIMAVVTMIYGFIMYFPQDDMKRLLAYSTISQLAYIFLAISISIYGSRMAFNGAVAHIFNHAFAKGLFFLVAGALSYTTGTRQLSLLKGILNKIPVVGLGYIAAAMAITGVPPFNGFFSKFMIIISGFEIGRHYPLILALIIVTVIESVGSFIWFLKWMGANVLGAPSEVVARAAEPPLAIKFVLAVLMIMTLISQYIVLFLLS, encoded by the coding sequence ATGATTTGGTATGCGCTGGGAAGCATCTTGCTGCCGGTATTAGGAAGCCCCCTGGTCCTATTTTTACCGGAGCGACACGTGAAAAAGGCAAGCCAGTTTTTCTCCCTCCTGGCTTTTATCAGCGGTTTGCTTTTACTGATCGCTTTTGCGGTCAACCGCGCGAGCTTCACCCGGGAACTGGTGACTATAAACGGTATTAACTGCTACGGCGTCACTATAGATACCCTCAGCGTCCTGGTCAACTTCATGGTAGTTTTCCTCGGCTGGCTGATCTGCACCTACTCGGCCGGGTACATGAGCCCTGACAACAAAGAGCATCCGATTAAAGAGGGGGTTCCCCGGTTTTATGCTCTCATGCTGCTTTTTATCGGCTCTATGGCGGGCGTGGTCTTCTCTTCCACGCTCCTCGGGCTCCTGTTCTTCTTTGAAATGACTGGTCTCTGCTCGTGGGGTTTGATCGGATTTTACGGGGATCAAAAATCCCGGAATTCCGCCCTCTGGGCGATTATACTCACTCACACCGCCGCGCTGGGACTCTATGTGGCTACTGCCTATCTCTATATAAACACCGGCAGCTTCGCGGTGACCGCCCTTAATAAATTAACGGACGCCGGGAAAACCATTGCCTTTATCGGAATCCTGATCGCCTGCTGGGGTAAGTCCGCCCAGCTTCCTTTTCATCCCTGGCTCCCCCGGGCGATGGTGGCGCCGACGCCGGTGAGCGCCTATTTGCATGCCGCTTCGATGGTTAAGGTCGGCGTCTACATCTTTGCCCGGACCGTCCTGGCAACGGGGTCGGTTCCCCAGGTGATCGGCCAGGTCGGGGCCATCATGGCGGTGGTCACCATGATCTACGGTTTTATCATGTATTTCCCGCAGGATGATATGAAGCGACTCCTCGCCTACTCGACGATCAGCCAGCTCGCTTACATTTTCCTGGCGATCTCCATTTCCATCTACGGCTCCAGGATGGCCTTTAACGGAGCGGTGGCTCACATCTTTAACCACGCTTTTGCTAAGGGGCTCTTCTTCCTGGTTGCAGGTGCGCTGTCCTATACAACCGGTACCCGCCAGCTCTCGCTGCTCAAGGGAATTCTAAATAAAATCCCGGTGGTGGGTTTGGGTTATATTGCGGCTGCTATGGCCATTACCGGCGTTCCCCCCTTTAATGGTTTTTTTAGCAAATTCATGATCATAATTAGCGGTTTTGAGATTGGCAGGCACTACCCGCTGATCCTTGCCCTGATTATCGTTACGGTTATTGAATCCGTTGGCAGTTTCATCTGGTTCCTGAAGTGGATGGGAGCGAACGTCCTGGGGGCACCCTCGGAGGTAGTTGCCAGGGCGGCTGAACCGCCTCTGGCGATCAAATTTGTTCTCGCCGTGCTCATGATCATGACCCTGATTTCCCAGTACATTGTTTTGTTCCTGTTAAGCTAG
- a CDS encoding NADH-quinone oxidoreductase subunit C, with translation MPNEMKSRQVGKKYVEALRSKFGAAILAEVWQTPDQVTLTVELSSLPEIVEETYYRQGGWLSSVVGNDERGLNGHFAVYYVLSIEKEGAPDKNFWLTVKALVPAHKPEFPSVTPRVPAAVWYEREVRDMFGLEPVGLPDTRRLVLPDDWPDNLYPLRKDAMDYRFRPDPVVEEENYKFIAVEGEGIVEVPLGPLHITSDEPGHFRLYVDGEYIVDADYRLFYVHRGMEKLAENRMDYDQVTFLAERICGICGYAHSVAYASAVETANGIEVPPRAQYIRTILLEVERMHSHLLNLGLAAHLVGFDAGFMHFFRVREKAMQMAEILTGGRKSYGMNLIGGVRRDILKEERDQVLRLIAELRSELDDLLDMLVNTPNFVSRTQGVGRLDPKVARDFSPVGPNIRGSGYTRDTRADHPYGAYDRVSWNVISKNGCDVLSRQLVRAAELYESFQIIERCLDAMPPGPVLVEGFTYKPGTYALGYVEAPRGEDVHWVMTGNNQQVYRWRSRASTYNNWPSLRYMFRGNTVSDAPLIVASIDPCYSCTERVTVVDVRKKKARTIEYKELERYCRERKYSPLKP, from the coding sequence ATGCCAAATGAAATGAAATCCCGACAGGTCGGGAAAAAATACGTGGAGGCCTTGCGGTCTAAGTTCGGGGCGGCGATTCTTGCCGAGGTCTGGCAAACACCGGACCAGGTAACCCTGACGGTCGAACTCAGCTCCCTCCCGGAAATTGTGGAAGAGACATATTACCGGCAGGGCGGGTGGCTCTCCAGTGTTGTCGGCAATGATGAGCGCGGCTTGAACGGCCACTTTGCGGTATACTACGTTTTATCCATCGAGAAAGAGGGGGCTCCCGATAAAAACTTCTGGTTGACGGTGAAGGCCCTGGTTCCTGCCCATAAACCGGAGTTTCCTTCGGTAACTCCGCGGGTGCCGGCCGCCGTATGGTACGAGCGGGAAGTGCGGGATATGTTCGGCCTGGAGCCGGTGGGCCTCCCGGATACGAGGAGGCTGGTGTTGCCCGATGACTGGCCGGATAACCTGTATCCCCTGCGGAAGGACGCCATGGATTACCGCTTCCGCCCCGACCCGGTGGTAGAGGAAGAAAACTACAAGTTTATCGCAGTAGAAGGGGAGGGTATTGTCGAGGTACCCCTGGGGCCGCTGCACATTACTTCCGACGAGCCCGGGCACTTCCGGCTCTATGTCGACGGCGAGTATATCGTGGACGCCGACTACCGCCTTTTCTACGTGCACCGGGGGATGGAGAAACTGGCCGAGAACCGCATGGACTACGACCAGGTCACCTTCCTGGCCGAGCGGATCTGCGGAATCTGTGGTTACGCCCATAGCGTGGCGTATGCGTCGGCGGTGGAAACGGCCAACGGGATCGAGGTCCCGCCGCGGGCCCAGTACATCCGCACCATCCTGCTGGAGGTGGAGAGGATGCACAGCCACCTCCTGAATCTGGGGCTGGCGGCCCACCTGGTGGGTTTCGATGCGGGTTTCATGCACTTCTTCCGGGTCCGGGAGAAGGCCATGCAAATGGCCGAGATTCTTACGGGGGGCCGTAAAAGCTACGGCATGAACCTGATTGGCGGCGTGCGCCGGGATATTTTAAAAGAAGAAAGGGACCAGGTCTTGCGCTTAATTGCCGAGCTCCGGTCCGAACTGGATGACCTCCTCGATATGCTGGTAAATACGCCCAATTTTGTCTCGCGAACCCAGGGAGTGGGCCGCCTGGATCCCAAGGTGGCCCGGGACTTCAGCCCGGTAGGTCCGAATATCCGGGGCTCCGGGTATACCCGCGATACGCGGGCGGACCATCCCTATGGGGCCTATGACCGTGTGTCCTGGAACGTCATTTCCAAAAACGGATGCGACGTTCTTTCCAGGCAACTGGTGCGGGCGGCCGAGCTGTATGAGTCCTTTCAAATTATTGAGAGGTGCCTGGACGCAATGCCTCCCGGCCCGGTTCTGGTGGAGGGGTTTACCTATAAACCGGGCACCTACGCCCTGGGATATGTGGAAGCCCCTCGGGGAGAAGACGTCCACTGGGTCATGACCGGAAACAACCAGCAGGTCTACCGGTGGAGGTCGCGGGCCTCGACCTATAATAACTGGCCGTCCCTCCGCTACATGTTTCGCGGTAACACGGTGTCCGATGCTCCCCTCATCGTGGCCAGCATCGATCCCTGCTATTCCTGTACGGAAAGGGTTACGGTGGTGGATGTGCGTAAAAAGAAGGCGAGGACGATCGAATATAAGGAGCTGGAACGGTATTGCCGGGAAAGGAAATACTCGCCGCTAAAACCTTAG
- a CDS encoding formate hydrogenlyase complex iron-sulfur subunit, which translates to MLKLLRKALQVGEATVAYPFKPVEVAPGFRGKPVYDFSRCIACGACATACPPNAITMDCDVERGVKSWNINYGRCIFCGRCDEVCPTGAIVLSAEFELAAASKEDLYCRAELKLCKCISCGAYFAPCRELEYVLASLKQAGLPESGHEGWEQILKLCPKCRRRKAGSAAGTFGRAGKVLGGRR; encoded by the coding sequence ATGCTAAAATTGCTAAGAAAAGCGCTACAGGTCGGGGAGGCTACTGTTGCGTATCCCTTTAAACCGGTAGAGGTGGCACCTGGCTTTCGCGGTAAACCGGTTTACGACTTTAGCCGGTGTATCGCGTGCGGCGCCTGTGCTACGGCTTGCCCGCCCAATGCCATTACCATGGACTGCGATGTAGAGCGGGGGGTTAAGTCCTGGAATATAAACTACGGCCGCTGTATTTTCTGCGGCCGCTGCGATGAGGTGTGCCCTACGGGCGCCATCGTTCTTTCGGCAGAGTTTGAATTGGCCGCCGCCAGCAAGGAGGACCTGTACTGCCGGGCTGAGCTCAAGCTTTGTAAGTGCATCTCCTGCGGTGCATACTTTGCACCCTGTCGCGAACTGGAATACGTGCTGGCCAGCCTCAAGCAGGCAGGATTGCCGGAGAGCGGCCACGAAGGCTGGGAGCAGATTCTGAAGTTATGCCCGAAGTGCCGGCGCCGTAAGGCGGGGAGTGCCGCCGGAACCTTTGGGCGTGCGGGCAAGGTCCTGGGAGGGAGGCGGTAA
- a CDS encoding NADH-quinone oxidoreductase subunit B family protein, with the protein MGQEVRLADLKAKLKNVIKRSVYVYRVDCGGCNGCEIEIFGAITPVYDAERFGIKVVASPRHADLLLFTGAMTRAMRLPAIRAYQAAPDPKIVVAYGACGCSGGIFHDCYSVWGGADSIFPVDVYIPGCPPTPAATLYGLAVALDLLQQKIKGEQFAETEVTRVVPQYEGVGPELAKEIEQEARRLSGYLHGRRLAAQYLQFVREGDLLAVDRKIKEVIKEEKDPRLAEVFLSLHKIYLEKMERVGRNAG; encoded by the coding sequence ATGGGTCAGGAAGTAAGACTGGCAGATTTGAAGGCGAAGCTGAAAAACGTCATCAAACGCTCCGTCTATGTGTACCGGGTCGACTGTGGTGGCTGCAACGGGTGCGAGATCGAGATTTTCGGTGCCATCACACCGGTTTATGACGCGGAAAGGTTTGGGATCAAGGTGGTGGCCTCCCCAAGGCATGCCGACCTTCTGCTCTTCACCGGAGCCATGACCAGGGCCATGCGGCTGCCGGCCATACGGGCGTATCAAGCGGCCCCCGATCCCAAAATCGTGGTAGCCTACGGCGCGTGTGGCTGTAGCGGCGGTATCTTTCACGACTGTTACAGTGTGTGGGGAGGGGCTGACAGCATTTTCCCGGTAGATGTCTATATTCCCGGCTGTCCTCCAACTCCGGCAGCGACGTTGTACGGCCTGGCTGTGGCCCTGGATTTACTCCAACAAAAGATTAAAGGAGAGCAGTTTGCAGAAACGGAGGTTACCCGGGTTGTTCCGCAATACGAGGGAGTTGGCCCCGAACTGGCCAAAGAGATTGAGCAGGAGGCCCGCCGTTTGAGCGGTTATCTGCATGGCCGGCGCCTAGCCGCGCAATATCTCCAGTTCGTCAGGGAAGGAGACCTGCTGGCGGTCGACCGGAAGATTAAAGAGGTGATCAAGGAGGAGAAAGACCCGCGCCTGGCCGAAGTTTTTCTGAGCTTGCACAAAATTTATCTGGAGAAGATGGAGAGGGTAGGCCGTAATGCCGGGTAA
- a CDS encoding formate hydrogenlyase maturation HycH family protein — protein sequence MPGKVRFYKLCKRFVDEKDAPPRVKQLEYYALAIGHHIGVVDCLSPVMVIDEGNYFQWISKLPRGKARSKLEGLARWGELEINKEHVPPLVAALAGAAASFLPEEKQWAGCLLQHLQSIGTEPAIYLVVRLSEEASDYGRQRTDGR from the coding sequence ATGCCGGGTAAGGTAAGATTCTACAAGTTATGCAAGAGATTTGTGGACGAAAAAGACGCCCCGCCCCGGGTTAAGCAGCTGGAGTATTATGCCCTGGCCATCGGTCACCATATAGGGGTGGTTGATTGTTTGTCGCCCGTTATGGTTATCGACGAGGGGAACTATTTTCAATGGATTAGTAAACTGCCCCGGGGGAAAGCCAGGAGCAAGCTGGAGGGCCTGGCCAGGTGGGGAGAGTTGGAGATAAATAAAGAGCATGTTCCACCTTTAGTAGCGGCACTGGCGGGAGCTGCTGCCAGTTTCCTCCCGGAAGAGAAGCAATGGGCCGGCTGCCTGCTCCAGCATCTCCAATCGATAGGAACAGAACCGGCTATATATCTGGTGGTGAGGCTAAGTGAAGAGGCTAGTGATTACGGTAGGCAACGAACTGATGGGCGATGA